Proteins co-encoded in one Flavivirga eckloniae genomic window:
- a CDS encoding M23 family metallopeptidase, whose protein sequence is MRLTLFFFYIFSFFLSAQNNYPQDYFRSPLEVPLILSGTFAELRSNHFHSGLDIKTQQRTGLKVVASANGFVSRIKVSHYGYGKALYITHPNGYTTVYAHLQKFGPDIEEYIKKHQYEKESFQIELFPSAELLPVTKGCIVGYSGNTGGSGGPHLHYEIRDKEERPINPMLFGIDIKDSTLPIIKSIYAYPLDENSFISKANTKQKLQLIPLKNGDYTIKNIEAYGNIGFGIETIDRQDFSANSNGVYNIQTFLNGRQNFEIDFRRFSFNETKHINQLIDYEHYTTKKKRIQKLFKKNSPLSLYKSVVNNGYVSMQDSTYSVYKIRVTDFKKNESWVTIHIKGTKDCITEPEKKQTTPYYIKTDEATNLEEGNISVEFLKNTFYDDFYIDFEVKNDTLTLHENVMPAKKKFNITFDVSAYNEEDKSKLYIARLIGSQKKPAHISTKRKGNLLTARTRTLGTFALATDTINPTITPINFKDGQWLSKYRYLKVKIEDEHSGISKYRASVNGKWILMEYDYKKNMLTHDFNDGIITDTKNNLKVIITDNVGNNSTFEALFYRK, encoded by the coding sequence ATGCGATTAACACTATTCTTTTTTTATATTTTTTCATTCTTTTTAAGTGCTCAAAATAATTATCCACAAGATTATTTTAGGAGTCCGTTAGAAGTTCCGTTAATATTATCGGGTACATTTGCCGAATTACGTTCAAACCACTTTCACTCTGGTTTGGATATAAAAACACAGCAACGCACCGGTTTAAAAGTTGTAGCTTCTGCTAACGGGTTCGTGAGTCGAATAAAAGTATCGCACTATGGCTATGGAAAAGCGTTATACATAACACATCCTAACGGATACACTACTGTTTATGCGCATTTACAAAAATTTGGACCAGATATTGAAGAATATATTAAAAAACATCAATACGAAAAGGAATCGTTTCAAATTGAACTGTTTCCTAGTGCCGAGCTTTTACCCGTTACAAAAGGCTGTATTGTAGGTTATAGTGGAAATACAGGAGGTTCTGGCGGTCCTCATTTACATTACGAAATTAGAGATAAAGAAGAACGCCCAATTAACCCTATGCTTTTTGGTATTGATATTAAGGATTCAACACTTCCAATAATAAAATCAATTTATGCGTACCCTTTAGATGAAAATTCATTTATAAGCAAAGCCAACACAAAACAGAAACTGCAATTAATTCCTCTTAAAAACGGCGATTATACCATTAAGAATATTGAAGCATACGGAAACATTGGGTTTGGTATTGAAACGATAGACAGACAGGATTTCTCAGCAAATTCCAATGGTGTTTATAACATTCAGACTTTTTTAAATGGCAGACAAAACTTCGAAATTGATTTTAGACGGTTTTCATTTAACGAAACAAAACACATCAACCAACTTATTGATTACGAACATTACACTACAAAAAAGAAACGTATTCAAAAATTATTCAAAAAAAACTCACCACTAAGTCTATATAAATCTGTAGTAAACAACGGCTATGTGTCTATGCAGGATAGCACTTATTCTGTTTATAAAATTAGAGTTACCGATTTTAAAAAAAATGAATCTTGGGTAACCATACATATAAAAGGTACTAAAGACTGTATTACCGAACCTGAAAAAAAGCAAACGACACCTTATTATATTAAAACGGATGAAGCGACCAATTTAGAAGAAGGAAATATTTCTGTTGAGTTTTTAAAAAATACATTTTATGATGACTTCTATATTGATTTTGAAGTAAAAAATGATACCCTTACGTTGCATGAAAATGTTATGCCCGCTAAGAAAAAATTCAATATTACATTCGACGTAAGTGCTTATAATGAAGAGGATAAAAGCAAGTTATATATTGCTCGTTTAATAGGTTCGCAAAAAAAGCCTGCACATATATCGACTAAAAGGAAAGGAAATCTGTTAACAGCCAGAACGAGAACCTTAGGGACTTTTGCCTTAGCAACAGATACTATTAACCCAACCATTACACCCATTAATTTTAAAGATGGGCAGTGGTTAAGCAAATACCGCTATTTAAAAGTTAAAATTGAAGATGAGCATTCGGGTATTTCCAAATATAGAGCCTCTGTAAACGGTAAATGGATCTTAATGGAGTACGATTATAAAAAAAATATGCTTACTCATGATTTTAATGACGGTATTATTACCGACACAAAAAATAATTTAAAGGTGATCATTACCGATAATGTAGGAAATAATTCTACTTTTGAAGCGTTATTTTACCGAAAATAA
- the aroQ gene encoding type II 3-dehydroquinate dehydratase, producing the protein MKKLIIINGPNLNLLGKREPTIYGSLTFTEFFEALKQKHTNVEIDYFQSNIEGELIDKMHEVGFSYDGIILNAAAYTHTSVGIGDAVKAIETPVIEVHISNTFGREEFRHQSYISPNAAGVILGFGLKSYDLAIKSFLD; encoded by the coding sequence ATGAAAAAATTAATAATTATTAATGGTCCTAATTTGAATTTATTGGGAAAAAGAGAACCTACTATTTATGGAAGCTTGACGTTTACTGAGTTTTTTGAAGCGTTAAAGCAAAAACATACTAATGTAGAGATTGATTATTTTCAATCTAATATTGAAGGTGAGCTTATTGATAAAATGCATGAAGTAGGTTTTAGCTACGATGGTATTATTTTAAATGCAGCTGCTTATACACATACTTCTGTGGGTATTGGAGATGCTGTTAAAGCCATAGAAACACCTGTAATAGAGGTGCATATTTCAAATACGTTTGGTAGAGAAGAATTTCGTCATCAATCTTATATTTCTCCTAATGCTGCTGGAGTTATTCTGGGGTTTGGTTTGAAGAGTTATGATTTGGCGATAAAGAGTTTTTTAGATTAG
- the rny gene encoding ribonuclease Y — MDNSIIYAVGGVVLGLIIGFIITKRIEKNNASKLIKEAKKNANLILKEAKSEGERLKKDKILQAKEKFIELKSEHEKVILSRDKKMAEAEKRTRDKESQISNELSKNKKLNDSLEGKIKDYDHRLDVLDKRQEEIDKLHKNQVQQLEVISSLSAEEAKEQLVESLKGEAKNDAMAYIQSSLEEAKLTAEQEAKKVIINTIQRIGTEEAVDNCVSVFNIESDDVKGRIIGREGRNIRAIEAATGVEIIVDDTPEAIILSCFDSVRREIARLSLHKLVTDGRIHPARIEEIVKKTKKQIEQEIIEVGKRTVIDLGIHNLNPELIKMVGRMKYRSSYGQNLLQHSREVAKLCGVMAAELGLNPKLAKRAGLLHDIGKVPDAEADMETPHAILGMQWAEKYGEKRDVCNAIGAHHDEIEMKSLLAPIIQVCDAISGARPGARRQVLDSYIQRLKDLEDIAFGFTGVKKAYAIQAGRELRVIVESEKVDDQKAADLSFSISQKVQTDMTYPGQVKVTVIRETRAVNIAK; from the coding sequence ATGGATAACTCAATTATATATGCTGTAGGTGGGGTTGTTTTAGGACTCATTATAGGTTTTATTATAACAAAGCGGATTGAAAAGAATAATGCTTCTAAACTTATAAAAGAAGCGAAAAAAAATGCCAATTTAATACTAAAAGAAGCTAAAAGTGAGGGGGAAAGGCTAAAAAAAGATAAAATTCTTCAAGCTAAGGAAAAATTTATAGAGCTTAAATCTGAGCATGAAAAAGTAATCTTATCGAGAGATAAGAAAATGGCAGAAGCCGAAAAACGTACCCGTGATAAAGAATCGCAAATCTCTAACGAACTTTCTAAGAACAAAAAACTTAACGATAGTTTAGAGGGTAAGATTAAGGACTATGATCATAGACTCGATGTACTGGATAAGAGACAAGAGGAGATCGATAAACTTCATAAAAATCAGGTACAACAATTAGAGGTTATTTCCAGTCTTTCTGCAGAAGAAGCCAAAGAACAATTAGTAGAATCTTTAAAAGGAGAAGCTAAAAATGATGCAATGGCTTATATTCAAAGCTCGTTGGAAGAAGCCAAGTTAACCGCAGAACAAGAAGCCAAAAAGGTTATTATTAATACGATACAGCGTATCGGCACAGAAGAAGCTGTGGATAACTGTGTGTCTGTATTTAATATAGAATCGGACGATGTAAAAGGACGTATTATTGGTAGAGAAGGTAGAAACATTCGAGCTATCGAAGCGGCTACTGGAGTTGAAATTATTGTAGACGATACACCAGAAGCTATTATACTATCTTGTTTTGATTCTGTAAGAAGGGAAATTGCTCGTTTATCATTGCATAAATTGGTAACCGACGGTAGAATTCACCCAGCGCGTATTGAAGAGATTGTAAAGAAAACCAAGAAACAAATTGAGCAAGAGATTATTGAAGTTGGAAAACGTACAGTAATCGATCTTGGAATACATAATTTAAACCCGGAGCTTATTAAGATGGTAGGGCGTATGAAGTATCGTTCTTCTTACGGACAAAACCTATTACAACACTCACGTGAAGTAGCTAAGCTTTGTGGTGTTATGGCTGCGGAATTAGGTCTTAACCCAAAACTGGCAAAACGTGCTGGTTTATTGCATGATATTGGTAAGGTGCCGGATGCAGAAGCAGATATGGAAACACCTCACGCTATATTGGGGATGCAGTGGGCTGAAAAATATGGAGAAAAGAGAGATGTATGTAATGCTATAGGAGCGCATCACGATGAAATAGAAATGAAATCGTTATTAGCACCAATTATACAGGTTTGTGATGCCATTTCGGGAGCACGACCAGGAGCACGTCGCCAAGTTTTAGACAGTTATATACAACGTTTAAAGGATTTAGAGGATATTGCTTTTGGATTTACAGGTGTTAAGAAAGCCTATGCGATTCAAGCAGGTAGAGAACTAAGGGTTATTGTTGAAAGTGAAAAGGTAGATGATCAAAAAGCAGCAGATCTGTCGTTCAGCATTTCTCAAAAGGTACAAACAGATATGACTTATCCAGGTCAGGTTAAAGTTACTGTAATTAGAGAAACCAGAGCGGTTAATATCGCTAAATAG
- the lpdA gene encoding dihydrolipoyl dehydrogenase, which produces MSKYDIIVLGSGPGGYVAAIRASQLGFKTAIIEKENLGGICLNWGCIPTKALLKSAQVFEYLKHAEDYGLSVKDFDKDFDAVVKRSRGVAEGMSKGIQFLMKKNKIDVIDGFGKLKPGKKVDVDGTEYSADNIIIATGARSRELPSLPQDGKKVIGYREAMVLPKQPKKMIVVGSGAIGVEFAYFYNSMGTEVTIVEYLPNIVPVEDEEVSKQLARSFKKSGMNIMTSAEVTSVDTSGKGVKATVKTKKGEEVLEADIILSAVGIKTNIENIGLEDVGIVVDRDKIIVNDFYQTNIPGYYAIGDVTPGQALAHVASAEGILCVEKLAGMHVEALDYGNIPGCTYCSPEVASVGLTEKQAKEKGLDIKVGKFPFSVSGKAKAAGTPDGFVKVIFDAKYGEWLGCHMIGAGVTDMIAEAVLGRKLETTGHEVLKAVHPHPTMSEAVMEAVADAYDEVIHL; this is translated from the coding sequence ATGAGTAAATACGATATTATTGTCCTTGGAAGTGGTCCTGGTGGTTATGTTGCCGCTATTAGAGCATCACAATTAGGTTTTAAAACTGCTATTATTGAAAAAGAGAACCTTGGCGGTATATGTTTAAACTGGGGTTGTATCCCAACTAAAGCATTATTAAAATCTGCCCAGGTATTTGAATATCTTAAACATGCAGAAGATTACGGGTTATCGGTTAAAGATTTCGATAAAGATTTTGATGCTGTAGTAAAACGTAGCCGTGGTGTTGCTGAAGGCATGAGTAAAGGCATTCAGTTTTTAATGAAGAAAAACAAAATTGACGTTATTGATGGTTTTGGAAAACTTAAACCTGGTAAAAAGGTGGATGTTGATGGAACTGAATATAGTGCAGACAATATAATTATTGCAACAGGAGCTCGATCTCGAGAACTACCAAGTTTACCGCAAGACGGGAAAAAGGTTATTGGGTATAGAGAAGCTATGGTTTTACCAAAACAGCCTAAGAAAATGATTGTTGTTGGTTCTGGTGCTATAGGTGTTGAGTTTGCCTATTTTTATAACTCAATGGGAACCGAAGTAACTATTGTTGAATACTTACCTAATATTGTTCCTGTAGAAGATGAAGAGGTTTCTAAACAATTAGCACGTTCTTTTAAGAAAAGCGGTATGAATATTATGACTTCTGCCGAAGTGACCTCTGTGGACACTTCTGGAAAAGGCGTAAAAGCAACTGTAAAAACAAAAAAGGGAGAAGAAGTTCTTGAAGCAGATATTATTTTATCTGCCGTTGGTATAAAAACTAATATTGAGAATATAGGTTTAGAAGATGTTGGTATTGTTGTAGATAGAGACAAGATTATTGTTAACGATTTTTACCAAACCAATATTCCGGGTTATTATGCTATTGGTGATGTTACTCCTGGACAAGCGTTAGCCCATGTTGCTTCTGCAGAAGGTATACTATGTGTGGAAAAATTAGCAGGTATGCATGTTGAGGCTTTAGATTATGGAAACATTCCTGGCTGTACATACTGTTCGCCAGAAGTAGCCAGTGTAGGTTTAACCGAAAAACAAGCTAAAGAAAAAGGCTTAGATATTAAAGTTGGTAAATTCCCGTTCTCTGTTTCTGGAAAAGCTAAAGCTGCTGGAACACCTGATGGTTTTGTAAAAGTAATTTTTGATGCTAAATATGGTGAATGGTTAGGCTGCCACATGATTGGTGCTGGTGTTACCGATATGATTGCCGAAGCTGTTTTAGGTAGAAAACTAGAAACTACCGGACATGAGGTATTAAAAGCTGTGCACCCACACCCAACAATGAGTGAGGCTGTAATGGAAGCTGTAGCAGATGCTTATGATGAAGTGATACACTTATAG
- the xerD gene encoding site-specific tyrosine recombinase XerD: MKWQNALKDYQLYLKIERGLSENSIENYSRDVKKLMVYLESHNIDEAPTTITTEIIQGFIYSISKSVNARSQSRIISGLRSFFSYLVFEDYMTSNPLELIESPKIGRKLPDTLSENEINDIINAIDLSKPEGERNRAILETLYGCGLRVSELINLKISDLFFNEGFIRVTGKGDKQRFVPIIDVTQKYINIYRNEIRNHLNIQAGFEDTLFLNRRGKQLTRAMIFTIIKQLAEKIGLKKNISPHTFRHSFATHLLENKADLRSIQLMLGHESITTTEIYVHLDKSHLTNVVEEFHPRRQSLKK, encoded by the coding sequence ATGAAATGGCAAAACGCACTTAAAGATTATCAACTATACTTAAAGATAGAGCGCGGCTTGTCTGAAAACTCTATTGAAAATTATTCCCGCGATGTTAAAAAGCTAATGGTTTACTTGGAGAGCCATAATATTGATGAAGCTCCAACTACAATTACTACAGAAATAATTCAAGGGTTTATATATAGTATTTCTAAAAGTGTAAATGCCCGTTCTCAATCGCGCATTATTTCTGGATTACGCAGTTTTTTTAGCTACTTGGTATTTGAAGATTATATGACCTCTAACCCTTTAGAGCTTATTGAATCTCCAAAAATTGGTAGAAAACTACCCGATACCTTAAGTGAAAACGAAATTAACGACATTATAAATGCTATCGACTTAAGTAAGCCAGAAGGAGAACGTAATCGAGCGATTCTTGAAACACTCTACGGGTGTGGGTTACGGGTTAGCGAGCTCATTAATTTAAAAATATCAGATTTATTTTTTAACGAGGGTTTTATTAGGGTAACGGGTAAAGGAGATAAGCAACGCTTTGTTCCAATTATAGATGTTACCCAAAAGTATATCAATATTTATAGAAATGAAATCCGTAATCATTTAAATATTCAGGCTGGCTTTGAAGACACACTCTTTTTAAACCGAAGAGGCAAACAACTTACCAGAGCCATGATTTTTACTATTATAAAGCAATTGGCTGAAAAAATCGGACTTAAAAAGAACATCTCCCCGCATACGTTTAGACATTCGTTTGCCACGCATTTGTTGGAGAATAAAGCAGATCTTAGGTCTATACAGTTAATGCTTGGTCATGAAAGTATAACTACTACCGAAATTTATGTGCACTTGGACAAAAGCCATTTAACCAATGTAGTTGAAGAGTTTCACCCTAGAAGACAATCGCTAAAAAAATAA
- a CDS encoding cell division protein ZapA, with the protein MSEKLKIKLSIANRVYPLTIEANQEEGLRRAAKNIEIMIKQFEQSYSVRDKQDVLAMCALQFASQEEQKSINKENVNEHVEEKLNALNDLLRSYV; encoded by the coding sequence ATGTCTGAAAAGCTTAAAATAAAGCTATCTATAGCTAACAGGGTATATCCTTTAACAATTGAAGCAAATCAAGAAGAAGGATTGCGTAGAGCAGCTAAGAACATTGAAATTATGATAAAACAGTTTGAGCAAAGTTATTCTGTTCGGGATAAACAAGATGTATTGGCCATGTGTGCCCTGCAGTTTGCCTCTCAAGAAGAACAGAAATCTATTAATAAAGAGAATGTTAATGAACATGTGGAAGAGAAGTTAAATGCGCTTAATGATTTGTTACGTTCTTATGTTTAA
- a CDS encoding TonB-dependent receptor, with protein sequence MKAKIQLSFFLFLFIITVSYSQTATIKGVILNENNRPIEKVSIKTGTNGTVTNSNGFFLLKIKANEDVTVEFTHLSHKKVVSTFNLKNGEEYEFNPVMSTSIEQIATVVVTNNRRKEVEGVVTLKPETIRKIPGANAGVENLLLTLPGVSNNNELSTQYSVRGGNYDENLVYVNDIEVYRPFLIRSGQQEGLSFVNTDLVQNVDFSAGGFQAKYGDKLSSVLDITYKIPYQFEVNADLSLLGGSLSVETVSKDSRFTGIAGIRYRDNSLLVDAKETETNFTPTFADAQAYFTYKVSNKFHLSFLGNASLNKYNYEPQTRQTNFGTLSEPIALLVFYQGQEKDRYQTYFGAFKGTYFANDDLTLKLIASTYHTTEEEYFDILAQYRLGEVNTDLGSGNLGNVEFSQDIGSQLNHGRNDLDALITNIEHKGDVNIDDNRIEWSVKYTNEDIRDRLVEWEVIDSSGFSIRPPRSIPVNEQPYVPYSGPIEAFQNVRTRNNTQINRLQAYLQWSKRATIGTSEVWYNAGVRAHNWSVEGDGITSSNQTVFSPRAQFAIKPDWEKDMLFRVATGLYYQPPFYRELRDASGTVQPKVKAQQSFHLVLGNDYSFKMWDRPFKLTTEAYYKNLTDVNPYTLENVRIRYRASNNAKAFAYGLDMRLNGEFVPGTESWFSFGYLKTEENIDNRGYIARPTDQRLKFAALFQDYVPSMPNMKMYLNLVYNTGLPGGSPSYADPYQYQNRLPDYKRADLGLQLVLVDAKKQFKSGWKKPFKELSLGVEIFNIFDVQNSITNTWVRDAFSKQQYAIPNYLTPRVFNVRTTMKF encoded by the coding sequence TTGAAAGCAAAAATACAACTATCTTTTTTTTTATTTCTCTTCATAATAACCGTTAGTTATTCGCAAACAGCAACCATTAAAGGAGTTATACTAAACGAAAATAATCGCCCTATTGAAAAGGTAAGCATTAAAACCGGAACCAATGGAACCGTAACAAACTCAAACGGTTTTTTTCTGTTAAAAATTAAGGCGAATGAAGATGTTACTGTAGAGTTTACACATCTCTCACATAAAAAAGTGGTTAGTACTTTTAATTTAAAGAATGGTGAAGAGTACGAATTCAATCCGGTAATGAGTACCTCTATTGAACAAATTGCAACCGTTGTGGTAACCAACAACAGACGCAAAGAAGTAGAGGGTGTTGTTACTTTAAAACCAGAAACCATTAGAAAAATACCCGGCGCCAATGCTGGGGTAGAAAATTTACTACTAACACTTCCTGGGGTAAGTAATAATAACGAATTGAGTACCCAATACTCGGTGCGAGGTGGTAATTACGATGAAAACCTGGTGTATGTTAACGATATAGAAGTATATCGTCCGTTTTTAATACGATCTGGACAACAGGAAGGTTTAAGCTTTGTAAACACAGATTTAGTGCAAAACGTCGATTTTTCGGCAGGTGGGTTTCAAGCCAAATACGGAGATAAACTATCTTCTGTACTAGACATTACATATAAGATACCTTATCAATTTGAAGTCAATGCCGATTTAAGTTTACTAGGTGGAAGTCTTTCGGTTGAAACGGTAAGTAAGGATTCGAGGTTTACCGGAATTGCCGGAATTCGTTATCGCGATAATAGTTTATTGGTAGATGCAAAAGAAACCGAAACCAATTTTACTCCAACTTTTGCAGACGCCCAAGCCTATTTTACTTATAAGGTTTCAAACAAGTTTCATTTAAGCTTTTTGGGAAATGCTTCATTGAATAAATATAATTACGAGCCACAAACCAGACAAACTAATTTTGGAACATTAAGTGAGCCAATAGCATTGCTGGTCTTTTATCAAGGGCAAGAAAAAGACCGCTACCAAACTTATTTTGGAGCTTTTAAAGGAACGTACTTCGCAAACGACGATTTAACACTTAAACTTATAGCATCTACATACCATACCACCGAAGAAGAATATTTCGATATTCTAGCACAATACAGATTGGGAGAAGTTAATACAGACCTAGGTAGCGGAAATTTGGGTAATGTTGAATTTAGTCAAGATATTGGTAGCCAGCTTAACCATGGACGTAACGATTTAGATGCCCTAATAACTAACATAGAGCATAAAGGTGATGTTAATATAGATGATAACAGAATTGAATGGTCTGTAAAATACACAAACGAAGATATACGCGATCGTTTAGTTGAATGGGAAGTTATCGATTCTTCTGGATTCTCTATTAGACCTCCTAGATCAATACCCGTAAACGAACAGCCATATGTACCATACAGTGGTCCTATTGAAGCATTTCAAAATGTAAGAACAAGAAATAATACGCAAATAAATAGACTGCAAGCCTATCTGCAATGGAGCAAACGCGCTACCATAGGCACAAGCGAAGTTTGGTATAATGCTGGAGTAAGAGCCCATAACTGGAGTGTTGAAGGCGATGGAATTACTTCATCTAATCAAACCGTATTCAGTCCTAGAGCACAATTTGCAATTAAACCAGATTGGGAAAAAGATATGCTTTTCAGGGTTGCTACCGGACTTTACTATCAACCTCCATTTTACAGAGAGCTTAGAGATGCTAGTGGTACAGTGCAACCTAAAGTAAAAGCACAGCAATCATTTCACTTAGTTTTGGGTAACGACTACAGTTTTAAAATGTGGGATCGCCCCTTTAAACTAACTACCGAAGCTTATTACAAAAATTTAACCGATGTAAATCCATATACTTTAGAAAACGTACGTATTCGATATAGGGCTAGTAATAATGCCAAAGCTTTTGCTTATGGATTAGACATGAGACTAAATGGCGAGTTTGTTCCCGGCACCGAATCGTGGTTTAGCTTTGGATATTTAAAAACTGAAGAAAATATAGATAACAGAGGCTATATAGCAAGACCAACAGATCAACGCTTAAAATTTGCTGCACTATTTCAAGATTATGTACCAAGTATGCCCAATATGAAAATGTACTTAAACTTGGTTTATAATACGGGCTTGCCCGGAGGTTCTCCAAGTTATGCAGACCCTTACCAATACCAAAACAGACTACCTGATTACAAACGTGCCGATTTGGGCTTACAACTTGTACTTGTTGATGCTAAAAAACAATTTAAAAGCGGTTGGAAAAAGCCGTTTAAAGAATTATCTTTAGGAGTAGAGATTTTCAATATTTTCGATGTTCAAAACTCTATTACTAACACGTGGGTAAGAGATGCATTTAGCAAACAGCAATATGCGATTCCTAATTACTTAACACCAAGGGTGTTTAATGTAAGAACGACCATGAAATTTTAA
- a CDS encoding outer membrane beta-barrel protein: MKKLLLCATIAVFVLSSANAQEVNFGVKAGADFASSKVKRPLFDVSFTGTGFYIGGFANIGLSDALSFQPEVLYVSVSTGGNTGLDFDEIHIPLMGKFAVSEKFAVLAGPALGILLDAGEGTKSFNYGIEAGAAFNITYNFFVEARYNIGLANLSDNVPGINSSKISGFFTGVGYRF, translated from the coding sequence TTGAAAAAATTACTACTATGTGCTACTATTGCAGTATTTGTCCTTTCAAGTGCTAATGCTCAAGAGGTTAATTTTGGTGTTAAAGCGGGTGCGGACTTTGCTTCATCTAAAGTTAAAAGACCACTATTTGATGTTAGTTTTACGGGAACAGGATTCTACATAGGTGGTTTTGCAAACATTGGACTTTCTGATGCATTATCTTTTCAACCAGAAGTGCTTTATGTATCTGTTTCAACCGGTGGCAATACAGGTCTTGATTTTGATGAAATTCATATCCCGCTTATGGGTAAATTTGCAGTTTCTGAGAAGTTTGCTGTACTAGCCGGGCCAGCTCTGGGTATTTTGCTTGATGCAGGTGAGGGAACGAAGTCTTTTAATTATGGTATAGAAGCTGGTGCAGCTTTTAATATAACCTATAATTTCTTTGTAGAAGCCAGATATAACATAGGTTTAGCCAATTTATCTGATAATGTGCCAGGCATTAATTCATCTAAAATTAGTGGTTTTTTTACAGGCGTGGGATATAGATTTTAG
- a CDS encoding porin family protein: protein MKRILLYTAIAVFGLSTMNAQELGYGGKAGAAFATLKIKNQSYSITNSETGFYIGGFADIGISDDFGFQPEVLYIAVEGLNQVSIPIMAKYKPSEELSILAGPSVGYLLDVDEGFESVNYGIEIGAAYNIVINRYIKGLIVEARYNFGLANLLENTSSGLTRKLKGFFIGLAYKI, encoded by the coding sequence ATGAAAAGAATATTATTATATACAGCTATTGCGGTATTTGGATTATCGACTATGAATGCTCAAGAATTGGGATATGGCGGTAAAGCGGGTGCAGCTTTTGCCACATTAAAAATTAAAAATCAATCGTACAGTATAACAAATTCTGAAACAGGGTTTTATATAGGTGGGTTTGCAGATATTGGAATTTCTGACGATTTTGGTTTTCAACCTGAAGTTCTATATATCGCAGTTGAAGGGTTAAATCAAGTAAGCATACCTATTATGGCAAAATATAAACCATCTGAAGAGCTTAGTATTCTTGCAGGGCCTAGTGTAGGTTACTTACTAGATGTTGATGAAGGGTTTGAGTCTGTTAATTATGGAATAGAAATAGGTGCTGCTTATAATATAGTTATTAATAGGTATATAAAAGGGTTAATTGTTGAAGCCAGGTATAATTTTGGTTTAGCTAACTTACTTGAAAATACATCCAGCGGGTTAACAAGAAAACTCAAAGGGTTTTTTATTGGTCTGGCATATAAAATTTAA